The sequence GGGGTGCGGTGGGAGGGCCGTCGTGAGCGGCGGTGATCGGCCGGTGCCGGTGGGTCTGTCTGAGGTGGTCGCGGAGTTCCTGTCTGCCTTGCGGACCAAGAAGCTCTCTTCGCACACCGTTGCCGGTTACAGGCGTGATCTGGAGTTGGTGGCGGGGCTGGCCGCGGCTGCGGCCGGGGTGGGGGTGGCGGATCTGGAGGTCCGGTCGCTGAGTGGCCGGCTGGTCCGTACGGCGTTCGCGGAGTTCTCCGGGCCTCGTTCGCCGGCCAGTGTCAACCGGGCCTGGAGTGCCTGGAATCAGTTCTTGTCCTTCTGTGTGGCCGAGGGGTTGCTGGAGGGCAATCCGATGGCGGCGGTGCCCCGGCCCAAGCAGCCGGCCAAGGCTCCCAAGCCTCTTTTGGGTGATGGGAGTGCTTCGGCGACGTTGCTGGAGCGTATCGCCGCGGGGGCGCGCAGGGCCCGTGATCCGTGGGTGGAGCGTGATCTGGTGGTTTTGGCGCTGGCGCTGGTGACCGGGATGCGTTCGGCGGAGTTGCTGGGTCTGACGTTGGGGTCGATCGGTGGTTCGCCTGGTGATCGGCGTATCCAGGTGGTGGGTAAGGGGGGCAGGAGCCGCTCGCTTCCGATCGAGGCTCCGGTGGAGCGTCTTGTGGAGCGTTATCTGCACAGCCGTATGGTCCGTTTCGGGTTGAGCGCGCTCCCCCGTTCGGCGGCGTTGCTGGTCGACACCGGTAATGAGCCGTTGCGGCGGGGTGGTCTGCAGTATCTGGTCCGGCAGTGTTATCGCCATGCCGGTGTGCATGATCGGGTGCAGAGGGGCACGCTGGTGCATGCGTTGCGTCATGAGTTCGCGACGCGGCTGGCCGAGCGGGGGGCTTCGGCGCATGAGTTGATGGAGTTGCTGGGGCACTCCTCCATCGTCACGGGGCAGGCTTACATCGCTTCGACCGCTCGTGAGGTGCGCCGGGCCGCGCAGGGTAATCCCGCCTATGGCGTGCTGGAGCGGTTGGGGCCGGAGGGGGGCGGGGGTGCGGCGGGTTGAGGGGGGCCGGTGGGGTCAGGTGG comes from Streptosporangium roseum DSM 43021 and encodes:
- a CDS encoding tyrosine-type recombinase/integrase, whose translation is MSGGDRPVPVGLSEVVAEFLSALRTKKLSSHTVAGYRRDLELVAGLAAAAAGVGVADLEVRSLSGRLVRTAFAEFSGPRSPASVNRAWSAWNQFLSFCVAEGLLEGNPMAAVPRPKQPAKAPKPLLGDGSASATLLERIAAGARRARDPWVERDLVVLALALVTGMRSAELLGLTLGSIGGSPGDRRIQVVGKGGRSRSLPIEAPVERLVERYLHSRMVRFGLSALPRSAALLVDTGNEPLRRGGLQYLVRQCYRHAGVHDRVQRGTLVHALRHEFATRLAERGASAHELMELLGHSSIVTGQAYIASTAREVRRAAQGNPAYGVLERLGPEGGGGAAG